From one Alicyclobacillus acidocaldarius subsp. acidocaldarius Tc-4-1 genomic stretch:
- a CDS encoding 4-hydroxy-3-methylbut-2-enyl diphosphate reductase, whose amino-acid sequence MEVVKITPRGYCYGVVDAMVIAKRAAEDKRLPRPIYILGMIVHNQHVVDAFAREGVITLDGADRLSLLEKIDHGTVIFTAHGVSPEVKRRAREKGLTVLDATCPDVNRTHELIREKVAQGYEIVYIGRRGHPEPEGAMGVAPGHVHLVENKEDIEALSLQTDRIVVTNQTTMSQWDTRELTEMVCRKYPTAEVHNEICLATQLRQQAVAEQAGQADVCIVVGDPRSNNSNRLAQVAEEIAGVKAYRVADVTEINPEWLMNAKRVAVTSGASTPTAVTKEVVDYLEQFDPADPSTHRPKRTLDPNRILPVLRNERVRQGVEREAT is encoded by the coding sequence ATGGAGGTCGTCAAAATTACGCCGCGCGGCTACTGTTACGGCGTGGTCGATGCGATGGTGATCGCCAAGCGGGCGGCCGAAGACAAGCGCCTGCCGCGGCCCATCTACATCCTGGGCATGATTGTACACAACCAGCATGTGGTGGACGCGTTTGCGCGCGAAGGCGTGATCACCTTGGACGGCGCGGATCGCCTGTCGCTGCTCGAGAAGATTGATCATGGGACGGTGATCTTCACCGCGCACGGCGTGTCCCCAGAAGTCAAGCGGAGGGCGCGGGAGAAGGGCCTGACGGTGCTCGACGCGACTTGCCCAGACGTCAACCGAACGCACGAGCTGATCCGGGAAAAAGTAGCGCAAGGGTACGAAATTGTCTACATTGGGCGGCGGGGTCATCCCGAACCGGAAGGAGCGATGGGGGTCGCGCCAGGGCACGTGCACCTCGTGGAAAACAAGGAAGACATTGAAGCGCTGTCGCTTCAGACGGATCGGATTGTGGTGACCAATCAGACCACCATGAGCCAGTGGGACACGCGCGAGCTCACGGAGATGGTGTGCCGCAAATACCCCACGGCCGAGGTGCACAACGAGATCTGCCTTGCGACGCAGTTGCGACAACAGGCGGTTGCGGAACAGGCAGGGCAGGCCGACGTGTGCATTGTCGTCGGGGATCCACGCAGCAACAACTCCAACCGCTTGGCCCAGGTCGCGGAGGAGATTGCCGGGGTGAAGGCGTACCGCGTGGCGGACGTGACCGAGATCAACCCCGAGTGGCTGATGAACGCCAAGCGGGTAGCGGTGACCTCCGGTGCGAGTACGCCGACCGCCGTGACGAAAGAAGTCGTGGACTACCTGGAGCAGTTCGATCCGGCCGATCCCTCGACGCATCGTCCGAAGCGCACGCTCGACCCGAATCGCATTCTGCCTGTGTTGCGAAACGAACGCGTTCGCCAGGGCGTGGAGCGGGAGGCGACATGA
- a CDS encoding APC family permease, with the protein MDLTFVGLGSIIGSGWLFASARVASTAGPGGTLSWLIGAIAVILLGLVYAELGGSIPRAGGSVRYPLYSHGPLIGYLLGFASLVAFSSVAGIEVEAARQYATAWWPQLTQPQSSNPTVLGWFVQLALLAIFFAINYFGVKLFGKTNTIITAFKFIVPVITVITLLTQFKGVNFHSHGFAPFGFSGIEAAVSTSGIIFAYLGFQQSVGFASEARRPQRDVPMAIILAVVLSAALYELLQIAFLGAVPADKIAQGWANVDNVFKLPFHDIAVVLGFTWLAWLILFDAFISPSGTANIYLSATTRVIFGWARNRTFFKVFGSVDEKTGVPHAALWLAFVMAIFWTLPFPSWGAMVNVVSAATVVTYVVGPVSAHAFRRTAPDLERPFMLKGMSVIGPLSFIVASLIVYWTGWSTDSWLLGCMLVMFVLYVIFQRFVPKDVVSFGDQLRASWWLVAYFVVMILLSYLGTFGGIKAIPSPWDQIIVVVVSIALYYWGVNSALPKPVFDDDQVAEEDINAAVI; encoded by the coding sequence ATGGATCTCACGTTCGTCGGATTGGGGTCCATTATCGGGTCCGGGTGGCTGTTCGCGTCCGCGAGAGTCGCTTCTACTGCAGGGCCCGGCGGAACGCTGAGCTGGCTCATCGGCGCAATTGCGGTCATCCTGTTGGGCCTGGTCTACGCGGAATTGGGCGGTTCCATTCCGCGCGCGGGCGGTTCCGTGCGCTACCCGCTGTATTCGCACGGGCCCCTCATTGGGTATTTGCTCGGGTTTGCGTCGCTCGTCGCGTTTTCCAGCGTTGCAGGCATTGAGGTGGAGGCAGCTCGCCAGTACGCGACGGCCTGGTGGCCTCAGCTCACCCAGCCTCAGAGCAGCAATCCGACAGTGCTCGGATGGTTTGTGCAGCTGGCGCTTCTCGCGATCTTCTTCGCCATCAACTACTTCGGCGTCAAGCTTTTCGGGAAGACGAACACCATCATCACGGCGTTCAAGTTTATTGTGCCGGTCATCACGGTCATCACCCTCCTCACGCAGTTCAAGGGCGTGAACTTCCATTCGCACGGTTTTGCGCCTTTCGGATTCTCGGGCATTGAGGCGGCGGTTTCCACGTCCGGTATCATCTTTGCGTATCTCGGGTTCCAGCAGTCGGTGGGCTTTGCGTCCGAAGCTCGCCGTCCGCAGCGCGACGTGCCCATGGCGATTATCCTGGCCGTCGTGTTGTCGGCCGCCCTCTACGAGCTGTTGCAAATCGCGTTCCTCGGCGCTGTGCCTGCGGATAAGATTGCGCAGGGCTGGGCGAATGTCGACAACGTGTTCAAGCTGCCGTTCCATGACATTGCGGTGGTCCTTGGCTTTACGTGGCTTGCGTGGCTCATCCTGTTTGACGCCTTCATCTCGCCCTCGGGCACGGCGAATATCTACCTGTCCGCAACCACGCGCGTCATCTTCGGTTGGGCGCGCAACCGGACGTTCTTCAAGGTCTTTGGCAGCGTCGACGAAAAGACGGGCGTTCCCCACGCTGCGCTGTGGTTGGCATTCGTCATGGCGATTTTCTGGACGCTGCCGTTCCCGTCTTGGGGCGCGATGGTCAACGTCGTCTCTGCCGCTACCGTTGTAACGTACGTCGTAGGTCCGGTTTCCGCGCACGCGTTTCGTCGGACGGCGCCGGATTTGGAGCGCCCGTTCATGCTGAAGGGTATGTCCGTGATTGGTCCGCTGTCCTTTATCGTCGCTTCGCTCATCGTGTACTGGACCGGCTGGAGCACGGATTCTTGGCTCCTCGGCTGCATGCTGGTGATGTTTGTGCTGTACGTCATCTTCCAGCGCTTCGTGCCGAAGGACGTGGTGAGCTTTGGCGATCAGCTGCGCGCCAGCTGGTGGCTCGTGGCGTACTTCGTCGTCATGATTTTGCTCTCCTATCTCGGGACGTTCGGAGGAATCAAAGCTATTCCGTCTCCTTGGGATCAAATCATCGTCGTGGTGGTGTCCATCGCGCTCTACTACTGGGGTGTGAACTCGGCGCTGCCGAAGCCGGTGTTTGACGATGATCAGGTCGCGGAAGAGGACATCAATGCGGCTGTGATTTGA
- a CDS encoding M24 family metallopeptidase has translation MEIFAQRRARLANLCVECGWKYAVLTHPANWHYFTGVRLEAGERLACLVVSDHGSAIAIAHEMFAAGVERMGVPFELWRDGENAHARLADRLAEGSRVGVDGGLPAHHLIPLMREARHCSFDLADTAIASLRIRKDAREIELLLEASRRADRAVDLVRAHIRPGVSELELADKLARIWREVGSPGMSFPPIVAAGEGGAEPHHEPGARRISPGDVVIVDTGGFCEGYVSDITRTFILGQPSAEFAKVYDAVLRANLAAIAAVRPGVKFCEIDRAARRVIEEAGFGAYFTHRTGHGVGLDIHEPPFVDASNHTEVEPGMAFSIEPGVYLPGKFGVRIEDLVVATEDGALVLNRAPKRLEDVILSVEV, from the coding sequence ATGGAGATCTTTGCACAGCGGAGAGCCCGACTTGCGAATTTGTGTGTGGAATGCGGCTGGAAGTACGCCGTCCTTACACATCCCGCCAATTGGCATTATTTCACAGGCGTTAGGCTGGAGGCGGGCGAGCGCCTGGCGTGTCTCGTCGTCTCGGACCATGGATCGGCAATTGCCATCGCGCATGAGATGTTCGCCGCTGGGGTCGAGCGGATGGGCGTCCCATTTGAGCTGTGGCGCGACGGGGAAAACGCGCACGCGCGCCTTGCGGACCGACTTGCCGAGGGCTCGAGGGTGGGGGTCGACGGCGGCCTCCCTGCTCACCATTTGATTCCTCTGATGAGGGAGGCACGCCATTGTTCATTTGACTTGGCCGATACCGCCATCGCGAGCCTGCGGATTCGGAAGGACGCGCGCGAGATCGAGCTCCTCTTGGAGGCTTCGCGGCGGGCGGATCGAGCGGTCGATCTCGTCCGAGCTCACATCCGGCCCGGGGTCTCGGAGCTCGAACTGGCGGACAAACTTGCGCGCATCTGGCGGGAGGTGGGCAGCCCCGGCATGTCGTTTCCGCCCATCGTGGCGGCGGGAGAAGGTGGAGCGGAACCGCATCACGAGCCCGGCGCTCGGCGCATCTCGCCTGGAGACGTCGTCATTGTGGATACGGGGGGCTTCTGTGAGGGCTACGTGAGCGACATCACGCGAACGTTCATCCTCGGCCAACCTTCGGCGGAGTTCGCGAAGGTGTACGATGCGGTATTGCGGGCCAATCTCGCAGCCATCGCTGCCGTGAGGCCGGGTGTGAAGTTTTGTGAGATCGATCGCGCCGCACGGCGTGTGATCGAAGAGGCGGGATTCGGCGCCTACTTCACGCATCGCACCGGGCATGGGGTCGGCCTCGATATTCACGAGCCGCCGTTTGTGGACGCGTCGAACCACACCGAGGTGGAACCAGGGATGGCCTTCAGCATCGAGCCAGGGGTGTACTTGCCAGGGAAGTTCGGCGTTCGCATTGAAGATCTGGTCGTCGCCACGGAGGACGGAGCTCTCGTGCTGAATCGGGCTCCGAAACGTCTGGAGGATGTGATACTTTCGGTGGAGGTGTGA
- a CDS encoding DUF1811 family protein, with protein sequence MLYSEMSKEELRREMAELQRKGREAYERENWSEYEIYMTRWYLAKSYEIKDDVHIEIGRTYRIAEEYDRLTVTAIEGVMAWGIRQMTGETAAVPIAQLEETDEA encoded by the coding sequence ATGCTGTACAGCGAGATGTCGAAGGAAGAACTGCGGCGGGAGATGGCTGAACTGCAGCGAAAAGGCCGCGAGGCCTATGAGCGTGAAAACTGGAGCGAATACGAAATCTACATGACCCGCTGGTACCTCGCGAAGAGTTACGAAATCAAAGATGACGTTCACATCGAGATTGGGCGCACATACCGCATCGCTGAGGAGTACGACCGCCTCACGGTCACCGCCATCGAAGGGGTCATGGCCTGGGGTATCCGGCAGATGACGGGTGAGACAGCAGCCGTGCCCATTGCACAGTTAGAAGAAACGGACGAGGCGTGA
- a CDS encoding YtrH family sporulation protein, giving the protein MWNSIAENCVLDFLVSMGLVIGGALFGGLAALLTHHDPQAAMNTLASDLKVWAIVAALGGSMDVLRVIDRGVFGLHIGPMVRQLIYLFAAFLGCHVGYIVIQWLTEGRSSS; this is encoded by the coding sequence TTGTGGAACAGCATCGCTGAAAACTGTGTGCTCGACTTCCTCGTCTCGATGGGGCTCGTCATCGGCGGGGCGCTGTTCGGCGGACTCGCGGCACTTCTCACGCATCACGATCCGCAGGCGGCCATGAACACGCTCGCCTCCGATTTGAAGGTGTGGGCCATCGTGGCGGCGCTCGGCGGTTCGATGGACGTCCTCCGCGTGATCGATCGCGGCGTGTTCGGCCTGCACATCGGCCCCATGGTCCGCCAGCTCATCTACCTGTTCGCCGCCTTTCTTGGCTGTCACGTGGGCTACATCGTCATCCAATGGCTCACGGAGGGGCGATCCTCGTCATGA
- a CDS encoding DEAD/DEAH box helicase, translated as MDRIAPERIDRGTGREVGLADALRAWQARAVDLARIIVKQGDVVAVAHGEWMTGREVALWLRQMAQRKVAGFPSGEARFVARWVPAWTSDALFALRYRLISYATRGTLAKVYPSPADVDALLIQLVDRELRRRIVDVELRTPSGNGYSVMYRGKKEALAAWARALVRAPRFLADGWIVSRECERALEGSGWGRADFDDDSGRIAYDLVFSLEPPGEDVGGEWVLRFELRHRWTGERIPLSAYWQSPSREMAANGDVLVAPERFFLPKLREAARLCPAIARALCTPAPARAVLHPDEMARFVSQELPALRRASFVVETPALEAARDIRIRVRLERMDGGASRRGGGRRAAGMPRFSADAVARFDWSVVIDDHTLTPEEFRRMVERQTPLVQVAGAWRLVPLADLLRQVEALPERGQEVGPLEWMRAHALAAHDGPGKMEVDAEGPRAVQWMDVWALGRDAEPEPPPASLRGALRHYQEQGYAWLIHLRKLGIGGCLADDMGLGKTVQMIAYWLRVKERGEASGPHLLVCPTSLVANWKAEIERFAPDLSVYVHHGPARNLDRAFADPVDLVITTYGTLLRDGEVFRRRAFDCVTIDEAQVVKNASTQQARALRALTSRHRVALTGTPVENRLDELWSLMDFLNPGYLGSLRWFRTTFGSIAEGRDLSGVRMRQLQLLLRPVLLRRRKSDPAIAPELPEKWEVEERALLTAEQAAIYQALVDQMFAQIARGPSAIARRGAILTTLLRLKQVCDHPALISGGRPSAKRSGKLRSLLDLLRVVVDGGEAALIFTQFREMGEMLCKAVEDELGFRPPFLHGGMSAKARGEIVEQYQTKRMASPVLVLSLRAGGVGLNLTRANHVFHYDRWWNPAVEDQATDRAYRIGQSRGVEVHKMICAGTLEERIDEMLRAKRALSDVVSRVSEDWVTELDDEALYELFALNPVDVMEEDAP; from the coding sequence ATGGATCGAATCGCGCCAGAGCGAATCGACAGGGGCACGGGGCGCGAGGTTGGCCTGGCGGACGCCCTGCGCGCGTGGCAGGCGAGGGCGGTTGATCTGGCCCGGATCATCGTGAAGCAGGGCGACGTGGTGGCCGTGGCGCACGGAGAATGGATGACAGGGCGGGAGGTCGCGCTGTGGCTCCGCCAGATGGCGCAAAGGAAAGTGGCGGGCTTTCCATCGGGGGAAGCCCGCTTCGTGGCGCGCTGGGTGCCCGCGTGGACCTCAGATGCGCTCTTCGCGCTTCGCTATCGCCTCATCTCGTATGCCACACGTGGCACGTTGGCCAAGGTGTATCCATCTCCAGCAGACGTCGATGCGCTGTTGATTCAGCTCGTGGACCGCGAACTGAGGCGGCGCATTGTGGACGTGGAACTGCGCACGCCATCTGGGAACGGATACAGCGTGATGTACCGGGGGAAGAAGGAAGCGCTCGCCGCTTGGGCGCGGGCGCTCGTGAGGGCGCCGCGTTTTCTGGCGGATGGTTGGATTGTGAGCAGGGAGTGCGAACGGGCTCTGGAAGGGTCGGGGTGGGGCCGCGCGGATTTCGACGACGACAGCGGGCGGATCGCGTACGATCTCGTCTTTTCGCTCGAACCGCCGGGCGAGGATGTCGGTGGAGAGTGGGTACTCCGCTTTGAACTTCGCCATCGTTGGACCGGCGAGCGAATTCCGCTTTCGGCGTACTGGCAGTCGCCTTCCCGGGAAATGGCCGCAAACGGGGATGTGCTGGTGGCGCCAGAGCGCTTTTTCCTGCCGAAATTGCGCGAGGCGGCGCGGCTGTGTCCCGCCATTGCGCGGGCCCTCTGCACCCCTGCACCCGCACGGGCCGTCCTCCATCCCGACGAAATGGCCCGGTTTGTATCACAGGAGCTTCCGGCGCTGCGCCGCGCATCGTTCGTTGTGGAGACGCCGGCGCTCGAGGCGGCGCGGGACATTCGGATCCGCGTTCGACTGGAGCGCATGGACGGCGGCGCTTCTCGCCGCGGAGGCGGGCGAAGAGCGGCGGGGATGCCGAGGTTTTCCGCGGATGCGGTCGCGCGGTTCGATTGGTCGGTCGTGATCGACGATCACACGCTCACGCCCGAGGAGTTTCGAAGGATGGTAGAACGGCAAACGCCGCTCGTGCAGGTGGCCGGGGCCTGGCGCCTTGTGCCGCTGGCCGATCTGCTGCGCCAGGTCGAGGCGCTGCCTGAGCGCGGCCAGGAGGTTGGCCCCCTCGAGTGGATGCGCGCGCATGCGTTGGCTGCACACGACGGGCCAGGGAAGATGGAGGTGGACGCAGAGGGGCCGCGCGCCGTACAGTGGATGGACGTGTGGGCGCTCGGCCGGGATGCGGAGCCGGAACCGCCGCCAGCCTCGCTTCGAGGAGCCCTGCGTCACTATCAGGAGCAGGGTTACGCGTGGCTCATCCATCTGAGAAAGCTCGGCATCGGCGGTTGCCTGGCGGACGACATGGGCCTCGGCAAGACGGTGCAGATGATCGCGTACTGGCTTCGGGTCAAGGAGCGGGGCGAGGCGTCGGGACCTCATCTCCTCGTCTGCCCGACTTCGCTGGTCGCGAACTGGAAGGCGGAGATTGAACGGTTTGCCCCTGATCTCTCGGTGTACGTGCATCACGGGCCCGCCCGGAATCTCGACCGTGCCTTTGCGGACCCTGTCGATCTCGTCATCACCACGTACGGGACGCTTCTTCGGGACGGCGAGGTGTTCCGCCGGCGGGCGTTCGACTGCGTCACCATCGACGAGGCGCAGGTGGTGAAAAACGCCTCGACGCAGCAGGCGCGAGCGCTTCGGGCGTTGACGAGTCGTCACCGCGTCGCGCTCACGGGCACGCCTGTGGAAAATCGGCTCGATGAGCTGTGGTCGCTCATGGATTTTTTAAATCCTGGCTACCTCGGATCGCTGCGCTGGTTTCGGACGACATTCGGTTCCATCGCGGAAGGGCGGGATCTGAGCGGCGTGCGCATGCGCCAACTGCAACTGCTGCTTCGCCCGGTGCTTCTGCGCCGCCGAAAGAGCGATCCGGCGATTGCGCCGGAGCTCCCGGAGAAGTGGGAAGTGGAGGAGCGCGCGCTCCTGACGGCCGAGCAGGCCGCGATATATCAGGCGTTGGTGGATCAGATGTTCGCGCAGATCGCGCGTGGTCCGAGTGCCATCGCGCGAAGAGGCGCGATTCTGACCACGTTGCTGCGGCTCAAGCAGGTGTGCGATCACCCGGCGCTCATCTCGGGCGGGCGGCCATCTGCCAAGCGGAGCGGGAAGCTGCGGAGCCTTTTGGATCTCCTGCGCGTGGTCGTGGACGGCGGGGAGGCCGCGCTTATCTTCACGCAGTTTCGAGAGATGGGCGAGATGTTGTGCAAAGCGGTGGAGGATGAACTCGGATTTCGGCCGCCTTTCCTGCACGGCGGCATGTCCGCCAAGGCTCGGGGCGAGATCGTCGAGCAGTATCAGACCAAGCGAATGGCGTCGCCCGTGCTCGTCCTATCACTGCGAGCAGGGGGCGTGGGGCTGAATCTCACGCGGGCCAATCACGTGTTTCACTACGATCGATGGTGGAATCCGGCGGTGGAAGATCAGGCGACGGACCGCGCGTACCGGATCGGCCAGTCGCGGGGCGTGGAAGTGCACAAGATGATCTGCGCCGGGACGCTGGAGGAGCGAATTGATGAGATGCTGCGGGCGAAGCGGGCGCTGTCCGACGTGGTGAGCCGCGTGTCGGAGGACTGGGTGACCGAACTCGACGACGAGGCGCTGTATGAGTTGTTTGCGTTGAACCCGGTCGACGTGATGGAGGAGGATGCGCCGTGA
- a CDS encoding SWIM zinc finger family protein, which translates to MKRGPYASRWEPVLVEVDSSHLRAATRLAMSGAVRATAWDGAGWRAVVERSGTRRAFDVWLPKLADYAGHARDVARWLALRPDWLAAHYAGEWDESFLEFLSAHQVEVVPTGETAARLRALSTCTCEEMDPLCPHVVAVLLAFIWEADTCPLAAFRLVGIEVDQLLDLVQEETAALAGDAGAPGHTDVPEAGGRDGAWSPEEWCKDAPVRPLGRMRPIVRCEIRP; encoded by the coding sequence GTGAAGCGCGGTCCGTACGCGTCGCGCTGGGAGCCCGTGCTGGTCGAGGTGGATTCGTCTCACCTTCGCGCCGCTACGCGCCTGGCGATGTCGGGAGCGGTGCGCGCGACCGCGTGGGACGGCGCCGGCTGGCGGGCGGTGGTGGAGCGGAGCGGCACGCGCCGCGCCTTCGACGTGTGGCTGCCCAAGCTGGCGGATTACGCGGGGCACGCGCGAGACGTGGCGCGCTGGCTCGCGTTGCGCCCCGATTGGCTCGCGGCGCATTACGCGGGGGAGTGGGACGAGTCGTTTCTGGAGTTTCTATCCGCGCATCAGGTGGAGGTGGTGCCGACGGGCGAGACGGCGGCTCGGCTGCGCGCGCTGTCCACCTGCACCTGCGAGGAGATGGATCCGCTTTGCCCGCACGTCGTGGCGGTGCTCCTCGCGTTCATCTGGGAAGCGGACACATGCCCGCTGGCGGCGTTTCGGCTGGTCGGGATCGAAGTGGACCAGTTGCTCGATCTCGTCCAGGAGGAGACGGCCGCGCTTGCGGGTGATGCGGGGGCGCCAGGGCACACCGATGTTCCTGAGGCGGGCGGGAGGGATGGGGCCTGGAGTCCCGAAGAATGGTGCAAAGATGCGCCGGTTCGGCCGTTGGGGAGGATGCGGCCCATCGTGAGGTGCGAGATTCGCCCATGA
- a CDS encoding Y-family DNA polymerase, with the protein MRYSLYGECEGLLGEGQGPFLVEEDGRIIDVSRTAARAGVRLGMPVREALALIPGCRVESATGESTPWRHLRQVLWSHTPWVETHPDERRFWIELSGPRVPLAELRQMARDIRRGLTEEQRVVLALAKTPWQARMLLAWSRQERVPGALYRKLGAEPLVVAPDLLNREDEAVWMRAPIAASWWIPDDAKAELISLGVFRLKDLVEIPEDMLCARFGEQARIWRMKGTENRGLRPDRPPEAWSASWRGDAEGVLLEQAKMQVRLCLESLCSRLVRLGLAVQTLSIALWTDAREIRWEKRIAKPTPQPDALWAQMAWPEEIHRARRIWGVELCATEVAELRPVQMGLLEQGKALDALEARDSANRLERLNAWDVWMSKWPKLQRGMAADFRERRLALVLAEMAR; encoded by the coding sequence ATGCGGTACAGTCTGTACGGCGAATGCGAAGGGCTGCTGGGCGAGGGCCAAGGCCCGTTTTTGGTCGAAGAAGATGGCAGGATCATCGATGTCTCTCGCACCGCAGCGCGGGCGGGGGTGCGGCTGGGAATGCCGGTACGGGAAGCTCTGGCGCTCATCCCGGGCTGCCGCGTGGAATCGGCTACAGGCGAATCAACACCCTGGAGGCATTTGCGCCAAGTGCTGTGGTCGCATACGCCGTGGGTCGAAACGCATCCGGACGAGCGGCGGTTTTGGATCGAGCTCTCCGGGCCGCGCGTCCCCCTCGCGGAACTCCGGCAGATGGCGCGCGACATCCGCCGGGGATTGACGGAGGAACAGCGGGTGGTGCTCGCGCTGGCCAAGACGCCGTGGCAGGCTCGTATGCTCCTCGCGTGGAGCCGGCAGGAGCGGGTGCCGGGGGCGCTGTACCGAAAACTGGGCGCTGAACCGCTGGTCGTGGCGCCGGATCTGCTGAACAGGGAGGATGAGGCCGTCTGGATGCGCGCGCCCATCGCGGCGTCGTGGTGGATTCCCGACGATGCCAAGGCCGAGCTCATCTCCCTGGGCGTCTTCCGACTGAAAGATCTGGTGGAGATCCCGGAGGACATGTTGTGTGCCCGCTTTGGAGAGCAGGCTCGGATCTGGCGGATGAAGGGTACGGAGAACAGAGGGCTTCGGCCGGATCGCCCGCCTGAGGCGTGGAGCGCCTCGTGGCGCGGAGACGCGGAAGGCGTGCTGCTCGAACAGGCGAAGATGCAAGTTCGCCTATGTCTGGAAAGCCTTTGTAGCCGCCTCGTGCGATTGGGGCTGGCCGTTCAAACCCTGTCCATCGCTTTGTGGACCGACGCGCGCGAGATTCGATGGGAAAAGCGGATTGCGAAGCCCACTCCTCAGCCGGACGCCTTATGGGCCCAGATGGCGTGGCCGGAAGAGATCCATCGGGCGCGGCGAATTTGGGGCGTCGAATTGTGCGCGACCGAGGTGGCGGAGCTTCGCCCGGTGCAGATGGGCCTGTTGGAGCAGGGGAAGGCGCTCGACGCCCTCGAGGCGCGGGATTCGGCGAACCGGCTCGAGCGGTTGAACGCGTGGGATGTGTGGATGTCGAAGTGGCCGAAGTTGCAGCGGGGCATGGCGGCGGATTTTCGCGAACGACGCCTGGCGCTGGTTCTCGCCGAGATGGCGCGTTGA